The genomic DNA GCTGGCCGGCATCTATGCACAGGCCTTCCGCCTGCTGCGCAAGCGCACGCCCCTGCACGCCCACCAGGACGCCGACGGCGGCCTGGGCACCGCCCATCTGGAGCCCCGCCATGAAAAGCCCAACGCTTGACCAGCCGCTCGCGGCGACGCCCGGCGATGCCGCCGCCCGGCAGCAGGACACGACCACCGGCTTCCTGGACCGCCTCTTGCGCCGCCACCTGCTGGGCCGGCTGGACGCCTTGCGCCACGGCCAGCTCACGCTGGTCGACATCGACGGCAGGCGCTGGGTCTTCGGTGACCTGCAAGCCACGCTGCGCGCCGAGGTGCACGTGCATGCGCCGGCGCTTTGGCGACTGCTGGCCGGACGCGGCGCCATCGGCGCGGGCGAAGCCTATGTCCTGGGCCACTGGTCCAGCCCCGACCTGACCGCCGTGATGCGCGTGTTGGTGGCCAACCTGGACGTGCTGGACGGCCTGGAACGCGGCGTTGCCCGCCTGGGCAAGCCGCTGCTGCAAGGCCTGCATTGGCTCAACCGCAACACCCGCGACGGCTCGCGCCGCAACATCGCCGCGCATTACGACCTGGGCAATGCGCTCTTCGAACGCTTCCTGGATCCCAGCATGATGTACTCCGCGGCCGTCTTCGACGCCGCGCACGACACGCTGGCGCTGGCGCAGCGGAACAAGCTGGACCGCATCTGCCACAAGCTGGCGCTCAAGCCCACCGACCATCTGCTTGAGATCGGCACCGGCTGGGGCGGCATGGCCATCCATGCCGCGCGGCACCATGGATGCCGCGTGACCACCACCACGCTGTCGAAGGAGCAGTACGACACGGCCCGCGCCCGCGTCACGGCGGCAGGCCTGGAGGACCGCGTGACGGTGCTGCGGGAAGACTATCGCGACCTGTCCGGGCAATACGACAAGCTGGTGTCGATCGAGATGATCGAGGCAGTGGGGCACCGCTACCTGCCCACCTACTTCCACCAGTGCGCCAGCCTGCTCAAGCCTGATGGCCTGATGCTGCTGCAAGCGATCACCATCCGCGACCAGCGCTATGCGCGGGCACGCCGCTCCGTCGACTTCATCCAGAAGTACATCTTCCCCGGCGGCGCCCTGCCTTCGGTCAGCCGGATGGCCGACGTCGTGGCATCCGCCACGGACATGACCATTCATCACATGGAGGACATCGGCCTGCACTACGCGCGCACGCTGCGCCTGTGGCGCGAGAACCTGCGCGACGCCCGCGAGGAGCTGGCGCCGCTGGGCTACGACGAACGCTTCTTCCGCATGTGGCAGTACTACTTCTGCTATTGCGAAGGCGGGTTCATGGAGCGCCACATCGGCACGGCGCAATTGCTGCTGGCCAAGCCTGGCGCGCGTCCGGTCTACCCCGGCGCGGTCGCCGAGGCCTGAGCCGGGTCCACGCCTCATGCGCCGCCTGCCTGTCCCCGCCTGCCTCTCCCGCCCGGTTATCGCCATCGCGGGCGGCTACACTGCTGGCCAGCCGGACGCCCTGCGTCCCTCTTCCCCGCCGACCAGGAAGCCCCGCCCGCTTGAGCCCAGCCGCGCCCGCCTCCGATCGCGCCCTCCCCTGGCAGGAACTCGTGCAGGCGGTCGCACAGCATCGCGATCGCGAGAGCTTCATGCGCCTGTACGACCACTACGCGCCGCGGCTGCAACGCTATCTGCTGGGACTGGGCGCCACGCCCGGCGCGGCAGAGGAGCTGGTGCAGGAGACGCTGCTGAAGCTCTGGCTGCACGCGCACGCCTTCGACCCGGCGCGCGCCATGCTGAGCACCTGGCTGTTTCGCATCGCCCGCAATCAATACCTGGACAGTATCCGGCGCGACCGTGTCTGGGCCGCCATGCAACTCGACCTGGATGCGCTGTCACTGCCCGAGCAGGCAGCCGAGCAGCCCTCGGCCGGCGAGGCGGTGGACGAAACGAAGTTGCGCGCCGCCATGCAGGCGCTGCCTGAGCGGCAGGCCCGGGTGATCCACATGTCCTATTTCGAGGCCAAGAGCCACCGCCAGATCGCCGAGGCGCTCGGGCTGCCGGTGGGCACGGTCAAATCCTGCATCCGCCTGGCCTTCGCCCGGCTGCGCGCCGCACTGCAGGGATGAACGCCATGATCGACCGCCATCATCTCGACGACGCCACGCTGGTCAGCTACTCGGCCGGCGCCCTGCCTGCCGCGCTGGCCCTGGTCGCGGCCACGCATCTCGCGCTGTGCCCGCAATGCCGCGCGCGGCTGGCCGGCGTCGACCGCCTGGGCGGCATGCTGATGCACGACGGCCCGGATTGGCGCCAGGCGCCCGCGCCGGCGCCCAGCCCCTTGAGGGGCCGTGATGCCATGCTGGCAAAACTGGATGCGCTGGAAGGCGTGCCGCCGGGCGAGGCGCTCGAGCCTGCCCCTGCAGCACCATCCGCCGAAGCAGGCAGCCCGGACCCCGACCTGCTGCCCGGCCTGCTGCATCCGCATTTCGGCATGCGCTACAGCGCGCTGCGCTGGCGCCTGATGGCGCCCGGCCTGCACCGGGTGCAGGCCAGCGGCATCCACGAAGGGCAACTGATGTTGCTGAAACTGGCGCCCGGCATTTCGCTGCCGCCGCACGGTCACGGCGGCAGCGAAATGACGCTGGTGCTCAAGGGCGCGTACAACGACTGCTTCGGCCGTTACGGCGCCGGCGACATCGCCGACCTGGACGAGGACATCGAGCACCAGCCCGTTGCCGAGCAGGGCGAGCCCTGCATTGCGCTGGCCGGCACCGACGCGCCGCTGCGCTTCAAGACCTGGGGCGCCCGGCTCATCCAGCGCCTGGTCGGCATCTGAAGGGCAGGCAGGCCCGCGTGACGCGCGGCCCGCAAGAGACGCCGTGGATCAGAACGTGCCCGGATAGGCGCCGCCATCCAGCAGCAGGTTCTGGCCCGTCATGTAGCCGGCGTGCACGCTGCACAGGAACGCGCAGAACGCGCCGAATTCTTCGGACGTCCCGAAACGGCCCGCGGGAATGCCCTTGCGGCGTTGCTGGGCCACTTCGTCCTGCGTCAGGCCGCTGGCCTTGGACGCCACGGCCAGGGTCTTTTCCAGGCGCTCGGTCTCGAAGGGACCGGGCAGCAGATTGTTGAACGTGACGTTGCGGCCGGCCAGGCCCGGCTGGCGCGCCAGGCCGGCGATGAAGCCGGTCAGGCCGCTGCGCGCGCCGTTGGACAGGCCCAGGATGTCGATGGGCGCCTTCACCGCGCCGGACGTGATGTTGATCACACGGCCATAGCCGCGCTCGGCCATGGCATCCGCCGTGCGCTGAATCAGCGCGATGGGCGTCAGCATGTTGGCATCCAGCGCCTTGTACCAGTCCTCCTGGCGCCAGTCGCGGAAGTCGCCGGGCGGCGGGCCGCCCGCGTTGTTCACCAGGATGTCCACTTGCGGCGCGGCGGCCAGCAGGGCCTCGCGCACGTCTTCCTGGGTCACGTCGCCCACCACCGTCTTCACTTCGATGGCGGGATTGAGCGCGCGCAGCTCGGCCGCGGTCGCCTCCAGCGCGTCCTTGCCACGCGCGTTGATCACCAGGTTCACGCCTTCGCGCGCCAGCGCGGCGGCACAGCCCTTGCCCAGACCCTTGCTGGCGGCGCACACCACCGCCCAACGTCCTGTGATACCGAGATCCATCTCCTAGCCTCTCCTTGTCGCGAACGCGGCGCGGCGCCCACCGCGGGCGCCGCGCCTTGCATCCCGTGAACCGATTGTAGGAGAGCCCGCGCCAGGCAAAGAATGACGATTGCTCATGCCGCCATCACTCGCGCACATGGCTTGTCGCCCTGGCAGCCCAGGCGCTAAGGTGGAGACATGCCGACCCCCTGGAACCGCTGCTTCATCGCCCTCGCGCCCGACGCCGAATCGCGCGAGACCCTGGCCAACCTCCCCGTGCCCGACACGGTCCGACGCGTTGCCTATGACGACCTGCACCTGACGCTCGCCTTCCTGGGCGGCATCGCGCCCCCCCAGGGCCACGCGCTGAGCGACGCCCTGCATGTCCTGGCCGAACCCTTGCCCGCGCTGGATTTCCAAGGCCTCGCCCTGTGGCCCTCGCCGCACCATCCTCGCGTGCTGGTGGCACGCTATACCTTGGCGCCCGCCTTGCAGGACATGCTGAAAGGATTGCACCGCGTGCTGCGCGAGCTGGACCTGCCTGTCGAGGCGCGTCCCTTCCAGCCGCACGTCACCCTGGCCCGCTTGCGGCCCGACCGCCCGCCGCTGGCGGCGGAATCGCTGCAATGGATGGAAGGCCTGCACGGCGTGCCGCCCCTGCACCTGGACAGCCTGGGGCTGTATGCCAGCCTGCCCGTGGAGCACGGGCCGCGCTATCGCGCGCTGCAATCCGTGCCGCTGGTGCCTGATTACGACTGAGGCCAGGCGCCGGGGCCGTGACGGCCCCGCCGCACCTAGTTCGCCTGGTCCGACACCGGATCCCACACCACGCCCGCGGGCAGGTTCGCGCGCACCAGCCGGCCCGCCACGGACTGCGCCATCGGCACCGGCGGCAGCGCATCGCCGGGGCCATACCAATTGGCCTCGGCAATCTCGCTTTCCTGCACGCGCACCTCGCCGCCCGCGTATTCCGCGGTGAAGGCTATCATCAGCGAATGCGGGAAAGGCCAGGACTGGCTCTGGAAGTAGCGCAGGTTCTTCACCTGCAGGCCCACCTCTTCCTCCACCTCGCGGTGGATGGCGTCCTCGACGCTTTCCCCCGCCTCCACGAAACCGGCCAAGGCGGTATGCCGCGCCCGGGCATAGGTGGCATGGCGCGCCAGCAGGATGTGATCGTCACGGCGGATCAGCACCATCATGGCCGGGGACACCCGCGGATAGCTGGGCAGCCCACAGGCCGGGCAACGCATGCAGTGTTCGTGCGCCACACGTTCGGTGGGGGTGGCGCAGGCGCCGCAATACCGGTGCGTGCGCGCCCACTCGCCAATCTGGAAGGCCTTGCTGGCAAGCCCCATGCGCGTGTCGTCCAGGACGCCGAAGAAACTGCGCAACTTGCGAAAGGCGTAGTCGCCCGTGTCGGGCTGCGCATCGCGGCCCAACTGCGCCACGCGCTGCTCGGGCGCGCGTCCCACCCAGAGTTCCTGCCACTGCCCGGGCGCGATGCCCAATTGCTCACAACAGGCGTCGTCCGGCAAGGCCATGTCGGCCTCGCGCACCAGCAGCTCGTCGCCGCGGAAAATGAAATTCATGGTCCGGCATCCGTGAAACCCGATGCGGGATGGTACTCCGAGCCCGGTTGCTGGCGTCGTTCCGGCAGGGTGGCGGCGCGCGCCAGCCAGCGTGCAAGAAAGCCACGCCCCGACTTTGAAAAGGTGAATTTTTGTCTGATAATGGAAACTATTCCTATTATTTATTCTTCTTAACCTTCTTGAGCTGGCCAACGGCAGGGTCGTGGTGCTAAGCAAAAGGCCCACGATCGTGAGTACTCTGGGGTGCCCCCCGCCCGCCACCATCGAAATGCTCTACAGCGACCATCACGGTTGGCTGAAAGGCTGGCTGCATCGCCGCCTGGGCAATTCGGATCACGCCGCCGACCTCGCGCACGACACCTTCATCCGGCTGCTCAGCAGCGAGCGCACGCCCACCGTCATCGACGAGCCGCGCGCCTTTCTCACCACCGTCGCCCAGAATCTCGTCTCCAACCACTGGCGCCGCCAGAAGCTGGAGCGCGCCTACCTGGAAGCCCTGGCCCAGGCGCCTGAACCCGTGGCCAGTTCGCCGGAAGCGCGCGCCATCCTGCTCGAGACCCTGTTCGAGTTGGATCGCCTGCTGGACGACCTGCCCCCGCTGGCGCGCCGCGCATTCCTGATGTCGCAACTGGACGGCCAGACGCACGCGCAAGTGGCGGACGCGCTGGGCATTTCGATTGCCACGGTCAAGCGCCACATCGTCCGCGCCCTGCAGCGTTGCTGCTTCGCCGACCTCGCCTTCACCGGCTAGGACCTGCCGGCCGTGTCCTCCCATCCCTGGTACCAGTCCACGACGGACGCCGCGACCATCCCGCCCGCCGTGGCCCAGCGCGCCCTGGATTGGCTGATGGCCCTGCAGGACGAGCCTGTCGCGCCCGACACCACGGCGGCCTGGCATCGCTGGCTGGCCGAACACCCTGATCACGAACGCGCCTGGCGCCGGATCGAGTCTGTCATGGGACAACTCCAGCCGCTGGCCTGCACGACGCACGCCGCCATCGCGCAGGCAACGCTGGCGCCCGCCTCCCGCAGCCGCCGGCGCGCCCTGAGCGCGCTGGCCGTCCTGGCCTTCGCGGGCGGCGGCGGTTGGCTGTTGCACAGGGAACTGCCCTGGCTCACCTGGCAGGCCACCCATCGCACGCAGGTCGGCGAGCGGCGCACCGTCATGCTGGCCGACGGCACCGCGCTCGTCCTGAACACCGACAGCGCCATCGATGTCTTGTACGACGCACAACAGCGCCGCGTCCGCTTGCTGGCTGGCGAGGTCCTCATCACGACCGCCCCAGACACGCAGCCCGTGGCGCGTCCCTTCCTGGTCGAAACCCAGCAGGGCATCGCGCGCGCGCTGGGCACGCGCTACACGGTCCGGCTCTGGGACAGCGCAACCGAAGTCAATGTCTACGCCGGCCAGGTGCAGCTCGAGCCTCGCCGCGCCAGCGCCCGCCGCCACGTCGTCGCAGCGGGTCACCGGGCGTGCTACACCACGGAGGCGATCACCCACGACGAGCCCGCTGACGAATTGGCCGCCGCCTGGATCGACGGTTTCCTCGTTGCGCGCGACATGCGACTGGACCGTTTCCTGGACGAGTTGCGCCGGCACACGCGTGAAACCTTGCGCTGCGATCCCGCAATCGCGAACCTGCGCGTGTCCGGCTCCTTCCCGCTGGACGACATCCGCAAGGTCCTGGAAGTCCTCAGCATCACGCTCGACCTGCGCCTGGTCATCCAGACCCGTCATTGGGGCGAGCGCGTGATCCTGGTCGAGTCCCGTGCGAAGCCACGCCCCCAAGCGTAGATACAAATATTTACAAATATAAGTGGCCAAGTTGAGCTGTTTCGCCGGCTCGCGGGTCATGGCAGATGAGAACCCGATTCCTCATCTCCTTTCCCAGAGGTCACGCAATGCATTTCGCCCCCGCCTTCCGGCGTACGGCCCTGGCTTCGTCGCTGAAGCTTGCCCTTTCCGCCATCGTCCTTGGCGCCCCCATCCTGCTCACGCCCACCGTCACGCACGCGCAGGCGCAAACCCGCGCCTATGACATTCCCGGCGGCCCCCTTGGCGATGTGCTGGGCCGCTACGGCCGTGAAGCCGGCATCATGCTGTCCTTCCGTCCCGAGCTCACGGAAGGCCGCCAAAGCAGCGGCCTGAAAGGCAGCTATAGCATCGGCGGCGGCCTGGACGCCCTGCTGGCCGGCACCGGCCTGCGCGCCGTGCTGCAAGCCAACGGCAGCTATGTGCTGAACAGCCTGCCGGGCGCCGGCGCGGGCGCCAACGTGCTGCCCACCGTGACGGTCACGGCGGCCACGGCGGCCGATCTGCCGCCCGCTTATGCAGGCGGCCAGGTCGCGCGTGGCGGCGGCCTGGGCATGCTGGGCACCTCGGATGTCATGGACATCCCCTTCAGCACCACGAACTACACGTCGCAGGCGCTGGAAGACCAGCAGGCGCGTACGCTCGCCGACGTCGTCGTCAACGAGGCATCGGTCCGCGTCCTGACCTCCTCCAGCGGCTTCAGCGACGACTTCCAGATCCGCGGCTTCTCGATGTCGAGCGATGACGTGGGCCTGAACGGCCTGTTCGGCCTGGCGTCGTCCAACCGCATGCCTGCCGCCATCATGGAACGCGTGGAGGTGCTGAAAGGCCCGGGCACGCTGATGAACGGCATCGGCCCCGCCAACAGCGTCGGCGGCGGCATCAACATCGTGACCAAGCGCGCCGGCGATGAGCCGCTCACCCGCTTGACCACCACCTATGAAAGCAAGTCGGTGCTGGGCATCCATGCGGATGTCGGCCGCCGCTTCGGTGAACAGAACCGCTGGGGCCTGCGCGTCAACAGCGTCTATCGCAATGGCCAGACCTCGCTCGACAACGGCCGCCAGGAATTCGGCCTGGGCGCCCTCGCCCTGGACTACCGCGGCGCTCGCCTGCGGTGGTCGCTGGATGCCTACACGCAGCGCGAGAACACCGACAACTTCCGTTCGCAGAACGGCTTCCAGACCGGCAGCAGGGTCATCCCCGACGCACCGTCAGGCCACCGGGCCATCTACAACGGCACGGAACTGATGTTCCGTGACTCGACCATCGCGTCACGCCTGGAATACGACTTGTCCGACAAGGTCACCGTCTATGCTGCCGGCGGCTACCGCTACGGCGCGTCCGAGCAAGACTTCCCGGCCGCCCGCGGCACCAGCGCGGTGTCGCCCACGGGCGACCTGAGCGTCACCAACGCCTGGTATGACGCCTACTCGCGGACCAAGACCGGCGAAATCGGCGCGCGGACCCGTTTCAACACCTGGGGCGTGAAGCACGCCCTCAATCTCAGCGCTTCGCGGCTCGAGCAGGAAAAAGGCAACTTCTTCCTGTCTGCCCCGCCCGCGTCCGCGCAACCCAGCAATATCTACCACCCTGTCAAGCTGACGCCGATGACCGGCGAACGCCACCGCCCGGGCAAGGCCTCGGAAGCCACGCTATCCAGCATCGCCGTGACGGATACGCTGTCTTTCCTGGATGACCGCGTGCTGCTCACGGGCGGCCTGCGCCACCAGCGCGTCGAGATGGACGCCTTCAACACCAGCACCGGCCTGCGCACCTCGTCCTACAGCGACAGCACGGTCACGCCGCTCGTCGGCTTCGTGGTCAAGCCCCTGGCCAACGTCTCTGTCTACGGCAACTACACCGCCGGCCTCACCACGGGCAGCGTCGCCCCCAACTCCGCCGCCAACGCGGGCGAATCCTTTCCGCCCGCCAAGACCAAGCAATACGAGGCTGGCGTCAAGGCCGATTGGGGTCCTGCGATGACCACCGTGTCGATCTTCCAGATCGAACGGCCCAACTCCTACACGGACACCACCACCAACATCTTCAGCTACGGCGGTGAGCAGCGCAATCGCGGCCTGGAACTGGCGGCGGTCGGCGAGGTGGTGGACGGCGTGCGCCTCATGGCCAGCGCCACGTTCTACGATGCCAAGCAGACGAAGACCAATGGCGGGCTGAACCAGGGCAACAAGGCGGTCGGCGTGCCGGATCACACCCTGAACCTGGGCGTGGGCTGGGACCTGCCCTGGGTGCCCGGCCTGAACCTGAACGCTCGCGCCATCCACACGGCCAAGGTCCAGCTGGACGCCGCCAATACGATCCAGATGCCCTCGTGGACGCGCTATGACGTCGGGGCGCGCTACGTGACGGAAGTGGCCGGCCGCTCAGTGGTCTTCCGTGCCAACGTCGAGAACGTGTTCAACAGCAACTACTGGCTGGCGAGCGGGTCGTTCGCCACCGTCGCCGCGCCGCGCACGGTGCTGCTGTCGGCGCAGATCGACTTCTGACCGATCCGCCGTTATTGCAGCAGGAAGGGGCCGCCACGCGCGGCCCCTTTTTCATTGGCGTGCGCCGCCCGCGCCTATCATTGCCCTTGCCGCCCGCAAGCCGACGTGGCGGCCGTACCACGGCAAACCACGCAACTAGACGACCGGTCTAATCTGATGCTACAGTGCGTTCCATGAGCACTTCGCACACCGTAGATACGCCACACACCCGCGAAAACATCCTTGCCCACGGCCAACGCATCATGGCCGGCAAGGGTTTCTCGGCCGTCGGTCTGAACGAGATCCTGACCGCCTCCGGCGTGCCCAAGGGCTCGTTCTATCACTACTTCGGCTCGAAGGACGCTTTCGGTGTCGCCTTGCTCGACAACTATTTCGACACCTACCTGGCCGAGATCGATGCCATCCTTGCCACCCCGGGCCTGGACATGTCGCAGCGCCTGATGAAGTACTGGGAGGCCTGGCAGGACAACCAGTCCTTCTCGGACTGCCAGGGCAAGTGCCTGGCCGTGAAACTGGGCGCCGAGGTCGCGGACCTGTCCGAGGACATGCGGCTGTCGCTCAAGCGCGGGGCCACCCGCCTTACCGCCCGCCTGACGCAGGCCATCCAGGCTGGCGTCGCGGAGGGCTCGCTGTCCATCGACGGCACGCCGCAAGACGTCGCCGACAGCCTGTATCAGTTGTGGCTGGGCGCCAGCATCATGGTGAAGATCGTCCGCAACCCCCAACCTTTCGCCACGGCCATGAGCACGACGCGCAAGATCCTGCATCTTCCCGCCTGAGCCGCGGGACCGCTTCCAGGCACCGCCGATAGCGGTGCTTTTTTAGCCCTTGCTTATAGACGACCGGTCTAATAAAAACAGACCACCACCTGGAGAAACGATATGAAAGTCCTGATGATCCTGACCTCGCATGACCAACTCGGCGACACCGGCCGCAAGACCGGTTTCTGGCTGGAAGAGCTGGCCGCGCCGTACTACGTCTTCAAGGACGCCGGCGCCGAGATCGTGCTGGCTTCGCCCAAGGGCGGCCAGCCCCCGCTGGACCCCAAGAGTAACGAGCCGGCCTTCCAGACGGCGGAGACTCGCCGCTTTGAAGCCGACGCATCGGCGACTGCGCAGTTGGCTGCCACCGTCCGCCTCGACAGCGTCTCGCAGGCCGACTACGACACCGTGTTCTACCCCGGCGGGCACGGCCCGCTGTGGGACCTGGCCGAGGACGCCACGTCGGCCGCGCTCATGGAAGCCTTCCTTGCCAACGGCAAGCCCATCGCGCTGGTCTGCCACGCCCCCGGGGTGCTTCAGCACGTGAAGACGCCCGCCGGCCGTCCCCTGGTCGAAGGCAAGCAAGTCACCGGCTTCAGCAATACCGAGGAAGACGCCGTCGCGCTGACCGACATCGTGCCCTTCCTGGTCGAAGACGTGCTCAAGGCGCAGGGCGGCATCTATACCAAGGGGCCTGACTGGGCGCCTTACATCGTGCAGGACGGCCTGTTGATCACCGGCCAGAACCCGGCGTCCTCCGCCGCGGCGGCAACCCGCCTGCTCGAGCAA from Orrella dioscoreae includes the following:
- a CDS encoding SAM-dependent methyltransferase → MKSPTLDQPLAATPGDAAARQQDTTTGFLDRLLRRHLLGRLDALRHGQLTLVDIDGRRWVFGDLQATLRAEVHVHAPALWRLLAGRGAIGAGEAYVLGHWSSPDLTAVMRVLVANLDVLDGLERGVARLGKPLLQGLHWLNRNTRDGSRRNIAAHYDLGNALFERFLDPSMMYSAAVFDAAHDTLALAQRNKLDRICHKLALKPTDHLLEIGTGWGGMAIHAARHHGCRVTTTTLSKEQYDTARARVTAAGLEDRVTVLREDYRDLSGQYDKLVSIEMIEAVGHRYLPTYFHQCASLLKPDGLMLLQAITIRDQRYARARRSVDFIQKYIFPGGALPSVSRMADVVASATDMTIHHMEDIGLHYARTLRLWRENLRDAREELAPLGYDERFFRMWQYYFCYCEGGFMERHIGTAQLLLAKPGARPVYPGAVAEA
- a CDS encoding sigma-70 family RNA polymerase sigma factor; translation: MSPAAPASDRALPWQELVQAVAQHRDRESFMRLYDHYAPRLQRYLLGLGATPGAAEELVQETLLKLWLHAHAFDPARAMLSTWLFRIARNQYLDSIRRDRVWAAMQLDLDALSLPEQAAEQPSAGEAVDETKLRAAMQALPERQARVIHMSYFEAKSHRQIAEALGLPVGTVKSCIRLAFARLRAALQG
- a CDS encoding ChrR family anti-sigma-E factor, whose product is MIDRHHLDDATLVSYSAGALPAALALVAATHLALCPQCRARLAGVDRLGGMLMHDGPDWRQAPAPAPSPLRGRDAMLAKLDALEGVPPGEALEPAPAAPSAEAGSPDPDLLPGLLHPHFGMRYSALRWRLMAPGLHRVQASGIHEGQLMLLKLAPGISLPPHGHGGSEMTLVLKGAYNDCFGRYGAGDIADLDEDIEHQPVAEQGEPCIALAGTDAPLRFKTWGARLIQRLVGI
- a CDS encoding SDR family oxidoreductase translates to MDLGITGRWAVVCAASKGLGKGCAAALAREGVNLVINARGKDALEATAAELRALNPAIEVKTVVGDVTQEDVREALLAAAPQVDILVNNAGGPPPGDFRDWRQEDWYKALDANMLTPIALIQRTADAMAERGYGRVINITSGAVKAPIDILGLSNGARSGLTGFIAGLARQPGLAGRNVTFNNLLPGPFETERLEKTLAVASKASGLTQDEVAQQRRKGIPAGRFGTSEEFGAFCAFLCSVHAGYMTGQNLLLDGGAYPGTF
- the thpR gene encoding RNA 2',3'-cyclic phosphodiesterase, which gives rise to MPTPWNRCFIALAPDAESRETLANLPVPDTVRRVAYDDLHLTLAFLGGIAPPQGHALSDALHVLAEPLPALDFQGLALWPSPHHPRVLVARYTLAPALQDMLKGLHRVLRELDLPVEARPFQPHVTLARLRPDRPPLAAESLQWMEGLHGVPPLHLDSLGLYASLPVEHGPRYRALQSVPLVPDYD
- the nudC gene encoding NAD(+) diphosphatase; translated protein: MNFIFRGDELLVREADMALPDDACCEQLGIAPGQWQELWVGRAPEQRVAQLGRDAQPDTGDYAFRKLRSFFGVLDDTRMGLASKAFQIGEWARTHRYCGACATPTERVAHEHCMRCPACGLPSYPRVSPAMMVLIRRDDHILLARHATYARARHTALAGFVEAGESVEDAIHREVEEEVGLQVKNLRYFQSQSWPFPHSLMIAFTAEYAGGEVRVQESEIAEANWYGPGDALPPVPMAQSVAGRLVRANLPAGVVWDPVSDQAN
- a CDS encoding sigma-70 family RNA polymerase sigma factor; protein product: MSTLGCPPPATIEMLYSDHHGWLKGWLHRRLGNSDHAADLAHDTFIRLLSSERTPTVIDEPRAFLTTVAQNLVSNHWRRQKLERAYLEALAQAPEPVASSPEARAILLETLFELDRLLDDLPPLARRAFLMSQLDGQTHAQVADALGISIATVKRHIVRALQRCCFADLAFTG
- a CDS encoding FecR domain-containing protein; amino-acid sequence: MSSHPWYQSTTDAATIPPAVAQRALDWLMALQDEPVAPDTTAAWHRWLAEHPDHERAWRRIESVMGQLQPLACTTHAAIAQATLAPASRSRRRALSALAVLAFAGGGGWLLHRELPWLTWQATHRTQVGERRTVMLADGTALVLNTDSAIDVLYDAQQRRVRLLAGEVLITTAPDTQPVARPFLVETQQGIARALGTRYTVRLWDSATEVNVYAGQVQLEPRRASARRHVVAAGHRACYTTEAITHDEPADELAAAWIDGFLVARDMRLDRFLDELRRHTRETLRCDPAIANLRVSGSFPLDDIRKVLEVLSITLDLRLVIQTRHWGERVILVESRAKPRPQA
- a CDS encoding TonB-dependent receptor yields the protein MHFAPAFRRTALASSLKLALSAIVLGAPILLTPTVTHAQAQTRAYDIPGGPLGDVLGRYGREAGIMLSFRPELTEGRQSSGLKGSYSIGGGLDALLAGTGLRAVLQANGSYVLNSLPGAGAGANVLPTVTVTAATAADLPPAYAGGQVARGGGLGMLGTSDVMDIPFSTTNYTSQALEDQQARTLADVVVNEASVRVLTSSSGFSDDFQIRGFSMSSDDVGLNGLFGLASSNRMPAAIMERVEVLKGPGTLMNGIGPANSVGGGINIVTKRAGDEPLTRLTTTYESKSVLGIHADVGRRFGEQNRWGLRVNSVYRNGQTSLDNGRQEFGLGALALDYRGARLRWSLDAYTQRENTDNFRSQNGFQTGSRVIPDAPSGHRAIYNGTELMFRDSTIASRLEYDLSDKVTVYAAGGYRYGASEQDFPAARGTSAVSPTGDLSVTNAWYDAYSRTKTGEIGARTRFNTWGVKHALNLSASRLEQEKGNFFLSAPPASAQPSNIYHPVKLTPMTGERHRPGKASEATLSSIAVTDTLSFLDDRVLLTGGLRHQRVEMDAFNTSTGLRTSSYSDSTVTPLVGFVVKPLANVSVYGNYTAGLTTGSVAPNSAANAGESFPPAKTKQYEAGVKADWGPAMTTVSIFQIERPNSYTDTTTNIFSYGGEQRNRGLELAAVGEVVDGVRLMASATFYDAKQTKTNGGLNQGNKAVGVPDHTLNLGVGWDLPWVPGLNLNARAIHTAKVQLDAANTIQMPSWTRYDVGARYVTEVAGRSVVFRANVENVFNSNYWLASGSFATVAAPRTVLLSAQIDF
- a CDS encoding TetR/AcrR family transcriptional regulator, producing the protein MSTSHTVDTPHTRENILAHGQRIMAGKGFSAVGLNEILTASGVPKGSFYHYFGSKDAFGVALLDNYFDTYLAEIDAILATPGLDMSQRLMKYWEAWQDNQSFSDCQGKCLAVKLGAEVADLSEDMRLSLKRGATRLTARLTQAIQAGVAEGSLSIDGTPQDVADSLYQLWLGASIMVKIVRNPQPFATAMSTTRKILHLPA
- a CDS encoding type 1 glutamine amidotransferase domain-containing protein; this encodes MKVLMILTSHDQLGDTGRKTGFWLEELAAPYYVFKDAGAEIVLASPKGGQPPLDPKSNEPAFQTAETRRFEADASATAQLAATVRLDSVSQADYDTVFYPGGHGPLWDLAEDATSAALMEAFLANGKPIALVCHAPGVLQHVKTPAGRPLVEGKQVTGFSNTEEDAVALTDIVPFLVEDVLKAQGGIYTKGPDWAPYIVQDGLLITGQNPASSAAAATRLLEQLAPGKSA